CATTGAGTTATACCGCATATAACTAATGTTTAAAATATACCATTTTTATAGATCTTGAGTAAGCACAACAAATTTCTATCCACAGTTGTTCAAAAATCTGTCATTTCATGCTGTTTAAAATTCCCCATTCTTGgatactataaaaaataaaaacatttttgcaTCCAGTTTTCAGCTAAAAGTTCATAGGTTCTATGAGATACTCAAGACAAACTGACTGATACCCAAGCACACCAATAAGTTGCCATTACTGTGTAACATTATTGAATAAATCATTCAGTAGACTCATCCCTGAAAAGGACAGATCTTTGGGATTTTGATATTTAAACAATGCAGTAAATAGTTAGGTAATACCATAATCTACCTTGTATCAAGTCAAGCATAGCAAGCTCGTTTTCAGAACTATCAAATATGAACATGAAATATAAAGTTGCAAAGTGCTTGTAGACAAGGCGAGAGTCCTGcaggaaaatacaaaaaatgaattCACACTTCCTTTCCTCAGATAAGAAAATATGAGATAACAGTATTACTACAAACAAGCCAAAGAATTGCTCAAAAGAGCACACTACAACACAAGTTGGCTATCAAGTTAAGAACACTTTACACTAGCTTATTTGAAATACGAAATCAACAGAGTCTTCAGCACTAAAATTAAAGCATACTCACAATTATGATCACAGAAGTCCTTCTAACTTTAGTTTCAAAACAAGTTCATGGTAATTCAGTTCTGACACTTTCCACCGCCATATGCCAATACAAATTCACACTTACCACAATCTTTTTAAGTAGTATTCTGTTTCGACAAGAAGTGCAAAGAAAAAGATCCCTAATCTCATTTTCCTTTCGTATTTCAATGCCTAATTAATGATATTTAGGATAAACAAATCATGACTCCAACACATCAAAATCACAGGAAGTAGAAAAACGGAAGGACGAAATACCGGGCCAAAGAAGGACTCGGCATCCACAAAATTGCTGACATGTTCAGGTCTACAGCATAAGactgcaaaagacacaatgttgacaagaaaagaaagcaaaaatgcaaaaaggaaaaacaaatcaATGAGAGTGAGATAAACCTGAAAACACATTGCGAATAGCTTCATGCTGCTTCTCCACAGACTGATCTACCAccacaccaaaaaaataaacagtGTGAAAATTGCGTCAATTGAACGATAAATGGAAATGTGAATCGCAAGGGACCTGAAATTGGTAGAATTTGGCGAGACGAGGCTTCCCCTCCGTGTTCAA
The Glycine max cultivar Williams 82 chromosome 16, Glycine_max_v4.0, whole genome shotgun sequence genome window above contains:
- the LOC100781795 gene encoding clathrin adaptor complex small subunit superfamily protein, with amino-acid sequence MIKAVLVLNTEGKPRLAKFYQFQSVEKQHEAIRNVFSVLCCRPEHVSNFVDAESFFGPDSRLVYKHFATLYFMFIFDSSENELAMLDLIQVFVETLDKCFRNVCELDIVFNYSKMHTILDEIILGGQVLETSSNEVMKAIEEISRLESASNAINLVPKSVSGWRSR